DNA from Bacillus sp. Marseille-P3661:
TCCGATTCGGACTGTAGCTTATGTGGTAAATGTGTAGATAAATGCCCTGTTGAAGCATTATCGATTACCATAAAGAAACAAGATACAATCAAAGTAGACAACTTAAAGAAGTGTAAGGAACGGTTTATTGAAAAAAGCTAACTGAAAATTTTTTATATAGCGGTTTTTGTGCGTCTGTACCATACAGATTTAGGATATTTACATATACTATTAGAAAAAGTAAAATAAAGGTGGTATATGATGTACTATTATGCAACTGGATATCCTATACCCTACTATGGCCCTACACCGTATAGTGGTTACAGTGGTGCAGGATATGCATTTATTGTTGTCTTGTTAATTTTGTTGCTTGTATTAGGCGGAGGATATTGGTATTACACAAATTTCTGTTAATTGTATATATTAATTTTAAGAAAATAAAAGACCTTGGAGAAGTTTTTTTCTAAGGTCTTTTGCTTTGTAGTCGTGTAATTGTCTTGGGAGTTAAGCAGATAATTTCCGAACCTCTTTTTAATTACATTTTCCTTAATTTGAATGTACCTACCATTAAAAAAGCCAAAGTAAGTGTGATATACATAAATATATACGGCGGTAGCAAATTGATTGCTAACGTTACTAATGTTAGAATCACTCCTGCAACTGTAATTGGTAGACCGGTGAAGTACCCATTGCTTTCAATAATATTAAATTTTGCTAAGCGGATTGCACCACATGCAATATAGATGGTTGTAAACAACATTCCTGCTGCTCCAAAATCACGGAGTAGTAGTTCGTACATTAAAAGCGCTGGAGCGACACCAAAGGAGACAATATCGCACATAGAATCAAGCTGTTTCCCAAATTCGGAATCAATTTTTAGTTTCCTTGCAATCATCCCATCAAACCGATCTGCAAAGGCAGCAATAAATATTAGTAATAACCCTAGTTGTGATTCTCCATTTAGTATTGCTAAAATTGCAAGAACACCTAAGCTCAGATTTAAAATGGTTAATGCATTAGCACAATGAGCCTTTATTTTTTTTATGGTTAGATCTATATAGTGTGATAAAAAAATCCGAATCACTCCCTCTGTAATTAAAAAGAGTTGCTGTTATATATATATTAAAAAAGTTAATCGTAGATGTTCTTTTTTTGTATATAATAAATACTATTGTACGTCCTTTTTTTTACATTCGTAAAGCATTTAATTTTATATAATTTAATTGGAGGCAAATTTTTGTGATTGTAAAATATATTTATCAGTCGTTTGTGCAATTAACGAATAACTTATATTTGTCAAAACTCCTTCGTCGTTTTACATTATCTAAGAAGAGTAAATATTTAATACCAGGTTATGCAAAAGCTTTTCAGGTTAACCAAGCAGAGATGGAAAATGATTTAAACCAATATTCTAGTCTTCATGAGTTTTTTATTCGAACTTTAAAAAAAGATGCCAGGGCTATTGATGAAAGTCCCGCAAGTATAATTAGTCCTGTAGATGGATTTATTGAAGACATTGGAGTTATTAAAAATGATAAAACCATTAAAGTGAAAGGGCAATTATACTCTATACTTGATATGCTCGGAGACCCAAATGTATTTGAAAAATATAGTCAAGGCACTTATATTATTCTTTATTTAAGTCCGAGTGATTATCATAGAATACATAGTCCAATATCAGGAAAAGTCGTTTCTCAATGGACATTAGGAAGGCACTCATATCCAGTAAATAAATGGGGGCTTTTATATGGAAAAGATACACTTTCACGAAATTATAGGATGATCACTGAAATACAGTATGAAACCGGTTATGTTGCGGTAGTAAAAGTTGGTGCTATGTTTATTAATAGCATTGAACTTACTCATAAGGGGGACGAGCTTAGAAAAGGAGAAGAAATGGCGTATTTTTCATTTGGCTCAACTGTCGTCCTTTTATTTGAAAAAGAATCATTCAAACCTGTTGGTCAACTAATCCAGAGTAAAGTGAAAGTAGGTCAGGCACTGGGGTATGTTAACAGTATAAATGGATAATTTTATAAATTATAGAAAAGATAAGAAAGATCCTTTCAGTTTTTACCTGAAAGGATCTTTCTTTAAAAGGTAGTTGTTTGATTTACAATTCGAATATATTCTCTTGATTTAAAAGGGGTTAATATTGGATTTTCGAACTGAATTTTTGTTTGTACAGGATTACTTGTTGAAAGAGTTGCTTTTTGTAAAATGATCTCTTCAACATTTTCATTTTGAGTTTGGTATACCCTTTTATGAGAGTTATTTTCATACCATGCGCCTATAAACATTATCGAAAAAATAGTAATACATATTGCCGATTTTTTCCAAATCACTTATTATCACTCCTCCTATTATTAACTTGAGGAGTTTTTTTAAAAATATACAAAAAAATTTTTTAATATAAAAAATCCGTCTTTCTTCATATTTAAAACGTTAAAGTAGTAACGCGGTAACTATGCAACTTATCACATGCAAGGATAGTAAAAATATTGTATACTGCTTACAAGAAGTAAACCTAAAAAAAATGTAAAAAAAGGAGGTAAAAGTGTGTCTTTTGTACATATGGCTATTTTAGCACCATTTGTCTTTACATTAATTGTGCCTTTTTTATACAGGTACATCAGGCAAATACATACGGGTTGGTTTGTTCTTGTTGTTCCAGTATTATTGTTTTTGTATTTTATTCAATTTTTAGACGGACTTTCTATGAACGAACCAATTAGAACCACCGTTCAATGGATTCCATCTTTAGGTATTAATTTTACAACATATATTGATGGACTTAGCTTATTATTTGCTTTGTTGATAACTGGTATTGGTTCTTTAGTTGTACTTTACTCTATTTACTATTTATCAAAAGGTAAAGAAGCACTCCATAACTTTTACGTATATTTATTGTTATTTATGGGTGCAATGCTAGGTGTTGTGTTATCGGATAATTTAATAACGCTTTACATGTTCTGGGAATTTACAAGTCTATCTTCCTTTATGTTAATTGCTTATTGGTATCATCGTGAAAAATCCCGGTATGGTGCATTGAAGTCAATGCTTATCACGGTTTTTGGTGGTTTTTCAATGCTTGCAGGTTTCCTGCTGTTGTATATTATGACTGGAACGTTCAGTATTCGCGAGATAATAGCTGCAGCTCCAGGAATTGTGGAACACCAATTGTTTATACCGGCTTTAATATTAGTATTATTAGGAGCATTTACGAAATCAGCACAATTCCCGTTCCATATTTGGTTACCGGATGCTATGGAAGCACCAACTCCTGTAAGTGCTTACCTACATTCTGCAACCATGGTAAAAGCAGGGATTTACCTTGTAGCCCGTTTAACACCTGTATTTGCAGGTTCTGCTGAATGGCTATGGTTAGTTGCTGGATTTGGGATTGTTACTCTTTTTTGGGGTTCATTCTCCGCAGTAAAGCAAACAGATCTTAAAGCAATTCTTGCTTTTTCAACTGTCAGTCAGCTAGGAATGATTATGTCATTATTAGGAGTAGGATCGGCAGCGCTTTATTATCATGCAATTGATGACAACATTTACATAGTTGCCATATTGGCAGCTGTATTTCACCTCATTAATCATGCAACATTTAAAGGCAGCTTATTTATGGTTGTAGGGATTGTTGATCACGAAACAGGGACAAGAGATATCCGCAAGCTTGGCGGGTTAATGAGTTTTATGCCAATTACGTTTACATTGGCTATTATTGGCAGTTTTTCAATGGCTGGGTTACCACCTTTTAATGGTTTCTTAAGTAAAGAGCTTTTCTTTACTGGTATGGTAAGAGTAGCCCAATTAGATATTTTTAACTTAGATACATGGGGAATATTATTTCCAATCCTTGCGTGGGTGGCTAGTATTTTTACGTTTATTTATAGTATGATTCTTGTTTTTAAAACCTTTACAGGAAAATATCAACCTGAAAAGTTGGACAAGAAACCGCATGAAGCGCCAATTGGAATGTTAATTCCACCAATTATTTTGGTGTCATTAGTTGTTATTTTTGGTTTCTTCCCAAATCTACTATCTTACAGTATTATCGAGCCAGCAATGGCAGCTATATTACCAGGCTTATTGGGACCAGGCGATCATTTTCATGTCCACATCTCCTTTTGGCATGGTTGGACAATTGAATTGTTTATGACATTAGGGGTTTTAACATTGGGTGTTTTACTGTTCCTCTCTTTAAGAAAGTGGAACGGTATATACGACTATTTCCCACAAAAGCTTGCGTTAAATAAATTCTATGATGGTGGTCTAGTTTTATTAGAACGCTCATCCGCTAAATTAACCGATTCCTATATGACAGGAATTATGCGTCATTACTTAACTTATATTTTTGCATTTTTTATCATCTGCCTAGGTGCCTCAATATTTTTATTAGATGCATTTAAAGTAGATCTTACGAATATTGCTCCGATAGGCGTGTATGAAGCAGTACTATCTATTGTATTAGTGATTGGAGCACTAGTAACAATTTTTGCTAAATCAAGATTAACCTCTATCATTGCATTGGGGGCAGTAGGTTACACAGTTTCCTTATTTTTTGTACTATTCCGAGCACCGGATTTAGCCTTAACACAGCTGACGGTAGAGACGATTTCAGTTGCATTATTCCTATTGTGTTTTTATCATCTGCCTGAGATAAAGCAGGATAAACGGACAGAGCTTAGAATTTCGAAATTAATTATTTCTGTAGGTGTGGGCGTAATTATGACACTTTTAGCATTGTCATCGCACTCGACGAAATTAATTGAATCTATTTCTAGTTATTATGTAGAAAATAGCTACACAGAAGGCGGAGGTAAAAATATGGTAAACGTTATTCTCGTTGACTTCCGTGGAATTGATACGATGTTCGAAATTACAGTTCTTGGAATTGCTGCCTTAGGAATTTATTCAATGATTAAATTACGTCTAGAAAGGAGAAACGAGGGATGAGAACAAATGATATCATTTTACAAACACTAGCCAAATCATTTATGTTTGTCGTCATCGCTTTTTCCTTTTATGTATTCTTAACGGGTCATCATCACCCAGGTGGAGGATTCATAGGCGGACTAATGACATCAGCTGGGATTATCCTTTTACTATTAGCTTTTGATTGGAAGGTACTTAAAACTGTTATACCGATAGACTTTAAAATATTGGTTGCAATTGGTTTGCTAACAGCTGTTGGCTCTGGTATGGGCTCATTTTTATTTGGCGTTCCGTTTTTAACCCATACGTTTGGTTATTTCGATTTACCAATACTAGGAAAAACGGAATTAGCAACTGCTACTATATTTGATACTGGCGTATACCTTGTGGTTGTTGGAATCACGATGACCATTATTCAATCAATAGGGGAGAGTGAGTAATGGAAATTTTAATGGCTATTGTAATAGGAATTTTATTTACTTGTGCAACGTATTTAATGTTGTCGAAAAGTTTACTTCGAATTATTGTAGGAACAGGTCTTTTGAGCCATGGCGCTCATCTGACAATCCTTACAATGGGGGGGCTCAAGAGGGGAGCTCCGCCATTATTAGGTGAAGAAGCTCCGTTTTATACTGATCCGCTGCCACAAGCGTTGATTTTGACTGCAATCGTAATTAGCTTTGGGGTAACAGCACTATTTTTAGTGTTAGCGTATCGCACTTATCAAGAAGTAAAAACGGACGATATGGATAAATTAAGGGGTTATCAAGGAAATGAATAATTTAGTTATCTTACCGATACTAATTCCATTATTAACAGGTATTATTCTTGTCTTCTTTAGGAAAAATATCTCCCTTCAACGATGGATTAGTGGATTGTCGGCATTACTGACCATCATTGTTGCAGTCATGTTGGTTCAAAATGTATTTAACGATGGGATTCAAATTTTAAAATTAAGTAACTGGGAGCCACCTTTTGGCGTAGTTTTTGTGGCGGATATGCTTTCAGCTTTACTAGTGTTAACTACTAGTATATTGTCGTTAGCTTGTGTGCTGTTTGCTTTTCGTTCAATAGGAATTGAAAGGGAAAAATATTACTTTTATAGTTTCTTTCAATTTTTAATAACAGGTGTTATGGGTGCCTTTTTAACAGGTGATATTTTTAACTTGTTTGTATTTTTTGAAGTATTGCTAATGGCTTCATATGTACTCCTTATATTAGGTGGTACGAAGATTCAGTTTAATGAAACTTCAAAATATATTTTAGTAAACGTTATTTCTTCAGCCCTATTCGTAAGTGCTGTAGCGTATTTATATTCCGTAACAGGCACGCTGAATATTGCAGATCTATCAGTAAAGGTTGCAGAAGTAGGTCAAGGTGGTTTACTAACGGTGATTGCTATTCTTTTTATTATTGTGTTTGGAATTAAAGGAGCGATCTTTCCATTGTATACTTGGCTCCCTGCCTCTTATCATGCACCGCCGACTGTGGTTACAGCAATCTTTGGTGGCTTATTAACGAAGGTAGGTGTGTACTCTATCATGCGTACATCTACCGTAATTTTTAATCATCAACCTGAAATTACACATCAATTAATCGGTATATTAGCGCTGTTAACCATTATTCTTGGTGCTATTGGTGCTGTTGCTTACTGGGATATCAAACAAATTATTATTTATAACATTATCATTGCGGTTGGTGTTATATTATTCGGGCTATCTGTAAATACCGAAACAGCTCTAGAGGGCTCTCTCTTTTATCTAATTCACGATATGATCATTAAAGTGGCGCTGTTCTTATTAGCTGGTGCAGTTATTGTTATTACAGGAACGAGTAATATTAAAAAAATGGGCGGTTTAATTAAACATCATCCACTACTAGGTTGGATGTTCTTTGTAGCAGCGATTGCGTTAGTTGGTGTTCCGCCACTAAGCGGATTCGTTGGAAAGTTATTGATTCTCCAAGGTGGATTTGAAAATGGAAATTATCTTGGTTCAGCGATCGTTTTGATTTCCAGCTTACTTGTTTTGTATTCAATGATGAAAATATTTATGAACGTATTTTGGAGAGAGACAGTCCTAAGTAAAGAAGACGAAAAGGGTTCAACGAAGGGCTTATTACTTCCGTGTGCAATATTGGTAGTGTTATCAATTGCTTACGGGGTAGGATCTGAATGGATGTATCAGTATATTGAACAAGCAGTAGCTGTTCTTGTTGATCCTTCAATATACGTCGAATCAGTGTTAAAGGAGTAGATGACCCATGACACTACAAATAATAGTTAATTTGTTAGTTGCCTTTGCTTGGATGTTTTTTCAAAATACGTGGGATTTTTTAACGTTCTTTCTGGGCTATATTATTGGTTTAGTGATACTTTTTGGAATGCGGCGCTTTTTTTCAACAAGATTTTATATGAAGAATGTGATTGCAGCTGTTAGCTTACTACTACTATTTATTAAAGAATTAGTGCTATCAAATATAGCAGTTGTTAAAGTTGTTT
Protein-coding regions in this window:
- a CDS encoding phosphatidylserine decarboxylase; this translates as MVKYIYQSFVQLTNNLYLSKLLRRFTLSKKSKYLIPGYAKAFQVNQAEMENDLNQYSSLHEFFIRTLKKDARAIDESPASIISPVDGFIEDIGVIKNDKTIKVKGQLYSILDMLGDPNVFEKYSQGTYIILYLSPSDYHRIHSPISGKVVSQWTLGRHSYPVNKWGLLYGKDTLSRNYRMITEIQYETGYVAVVKVGAMFINSIELTHKGDELRKGEEMAYFSFGSTVVLLFEKESFKPVGQLIQSKVKVGQALGYVNSING
- a CDS encoding Na+/H+ antiporter subunit A, which encodes MSFVHMAILAPFVFTLIVPFLYRYIRQIHTGWFVLVVPVLLFLYFIQFLDGLSMNEPIRTTVQWIPSLGINFTTYIDGLSLLFALLITGIGSLVVLYSIYYLSKGKEALHNFYVYLLLFMGAMLGVVLSDNLITLYMFWEFTSLSSFMLIAYWYHREKSRYGALKSMLITVFGGFSMLAGFLLLYIMTGTFSIREIIAAAPGIVEHQLFIPALILVLLGAFTKSAQFPFHIWLPDAMEAPTPVSAYLHSATMVKAGIYLVARLTPVFAGSAEWLWLVAGFGIVTLFWGSFSAVKQTDLKAILAFSTVSQLGMIMSLLGVGSAALYYHAIDDNIYIVAILAAVFHLINHATFKGSLFMVVGIVDHETGTRDIRKLGGLMSFMPITFTLAIIGSFSMAGLPPFNGFLSKELFFTGMVRVAQLDIFNLDTWGILFPILAWVASIFTFIYSMILVFKTFTGKYQPEKLDKKPHEAPIGMLIPPIILVSLVVIFGFFPNLLSYSIIEPAMAAILPGLLGPGDHFHVHISFWHGWTIELFMTLGVLTLGVLLFLSLRKWNGIYDYFPQKLALNKFYDGGLVLLERSSAKLTDSYMTGIMRHYLTYIFAFFIICLGASIFLLDAFKVDLTNIAPIGVYEAVLSIVLVIGALVTIFAKSRLTSIIALGAVGYTVSLFFVLFRAPDLALTQLTVETISVALFLLCFYHLPEIKQDKRTELRISKLIISVGVGVIMTLLALSSHSTKLIESISSYYVENSYTEGGGKNMVNVILVDFRGIDTMFEITVLGIAALGIYSMIKLRLERRNEG
- a CDS encoding Na(+)/H(+) antiporter subunit B, yielding MRTNDIILQTLAKSFMFVVIAFSFYVFLTGHHHPGGGFIGGLMTSAGIILLLLAFDWKVLKTVIPIDFKILVAIGLLTAVGSGMGSFLFGVPFLTHTFGYFDLPILGKTELATATIFDTGVYLVVVGITMTIIQSIGESE
- the pssA gene encoding CDP-diacylglycerol--serine O-phosphatidyltransferase, which gives rise to MFLSHYIDLTIKKIKAHCANALTILNLSLGVLAILAILNGESQLGLLLIFIAAFADRFDGMIARKLKIDSEFGKQLDSMCDIVSFGVAPALLMYELLLRDFGAAGMLFTTIYIACGAIRLAKFNIIESNGYFTGLPITVAGVILTLVTLAINLLPPYIFMYITLTLAFLMVGTFKLRKM
- a CDS encoding Na(+)/H(+) antiporter subunit C, whose translation is MEILMAIVIGILFTCATYLMLSKSLLRIIVGTGLLSHGAHLTILTMGGLKRGAPPLLGEEAPFYTDPLPQALILTAIVISFGVTALFLVLAYRTYQEVKTDDMDKLRGYQGNE
- a CDS encoding Na+/H+ antiporter subunit E, with translation MTLQIIVNLLVAFAWMFFQNTWDFLTFFLGYIIGLVILFGMRRFFSTRFYMKNVIAAVSLLLLFIKELVLSNIAVVKVVLSPKLTMQPGIFALPIQVKKDWEIVLLANLITLTPGTLVLSVSDDNKLLYVHALDIPDVEEAITSIKESFEKAIMEVSR
- a CDS encoding Na+/H+ antiporter subunit D, with amino-acid sequence MNNLVILPILIPLLTGIILVFFRKNISLQRWISGLSALLTIIVAVMLVQNVFNDGIQILKLSNWEPPFGVVFVADMLSALLVLTTSILSLACVLFAFRSIGIEREKYYFYSFFQFLITGVMGAFLTGDIFNLFVFFEVLLMASYVLLILGGTKIQFNETSKYILVNVISSALFVSAVAYLYSVTGTLNIADLSVKVAEVGQGGLLTVIAILFIIVFGIKGAIFPLYTWLPASYHAPPTVVTAIFGGLLTKVGVYSIMRTSTVIFNHQPEITHQLIGILALLTIILGAIGAVAYWDIKQIIIYNIIIAVGVILFGLSVNTETALEGSLFYLIHDMIIKVALFLLAGAVIVITGTSNIKKMGGLIKHHPLLGWMFFVAAIALVGVPPLSGFVGKLLILQGGFENGNYLGSAIVLISSLLVLYSMMKIFMNVFWRETVLSKEDEKGSTKGLLLPCAILVVLSIAYGVGSEWMYQYIEQAVAVLVDPSIYVESVLKE